The nucleotide sequence GTCCTGTGTGGCAACAACTCTTCCCCTTCCGTGACAGCTTCTTTCATAAGCTGTGGTTGGATAAATAGAGGAAAAATCAGATTATGTGAAGTTAATACATACAAATAAGAATAAATAACATATTCCCACATCATGTACATAGGAATTGCAATCCTATTCGCTTTTATAGTTCCTTCAATTCCTCTTGCAATGGAAGCATGCTTAAATGGTTAACACATGGTAAGCAGAACAGATGGCTATGACGTTTTCCTAGTACCATAGCTAGCCTCTTAATAACAACTCTAAATCATTGGTACTCAAATGGGAGAGCAGTTGAATATGTTAAGCTCTGTTTTCAGTTGCATTCCCTACAACTTTACTCACAGACCAACTCCACGCATGAGGCTGAATAAGGAATATCCAGATTAAGTATATAAAGCTTTGCTGATAAATACAAATTTAATAATCAGAAACTATACCTTCCAGTCTTTGAAATCAAATCTAAAAACAAAATGACTGTAGGAGGCTTCTCCTGAGGCTATGGCACTAGCAGCAGGTGCATTCCTTGGACCTGTTCAAGATCAACAATATTGTGTTAGAAACAGTCACAGCATAAATGCATAATATAACTTAAGCTCAAAAGCAATTGTGAATAAAGTACTTACGTACTATATGATGCCCATTGTTATCTATATTTATTTCCACCCTACCATCTTTCACTAAGAAAGACAGTGCAAAAATATTTTCAACCGTTTGGGCAAATGAAAGCCTATTCAAAACAAGGTTTTCAAGCTTTGTACTCTTCTTTCGCCTCAGGACATCAAAAATAACTAAGACATTCCTGTCAGTGTCTGACTTTACTTCCTCTGAAGAATCAGCAAGCTGCATTTTGAAAAATGTCATATGGTTGGAAGTTAGCTGTGAACAGCAAGTGTAGTGACTTAAAGATAATAACAATGTTATAGGAAATTCAAATGCATATGAAGGAAGAACTGAAAATATGAATGGTACTACCTTTAAAGAATTACAAAGCAGAACACCAATCATGAGTGCAATGCATTGAAATCAAAGGCAAAAGGAAGACCTAAAGGAAATCATTATTTCACTTAACTTATACTGTATGAATGTATGATTTACATCATGATAAGCATGTGGCTACCTCTTCAGGACAAGTATTTTCTGTTGGCCGTGCAGTCCGTTTTCTACCAACAGCCGCAACTTTCCGTTGCTTTACTTCAGTATCCATAGGACCAAGCCTGAAAATATTAACACCATGCACAGTTTAACTCATTTGGTAGCAGAGGGGGTGAGCAGGGGTGTCCATGCATGCAATGTTAAGTGTTGGTTTAAAGAGAGGGGCTTCATTACATGGTACAGCATCCAGGCATAGGCCTGAAGATATGTGAAACAGAATGCCCGAGATCACCCCATCGCAACGAGACAGACTCATCATCAGGGGTCCCTTGCTGCCCAAACTTCTTGAGTAAAGCTGTTATGAAATCAGAAGGGGTGATTCCTTCACTTGACTGGGACCTCACCGAAGTTACCAAAGTGCTTGCAATGCCAAGAAGAGCTTCTGCATCCGCTATTTGCTCCCTAGGCCTCTGCACTGCAATGTGGAAGGACACTCTTATTTTGTGTTCTTATATGGATTAGTTTTTGCATAGTCAACAAGCAAAGCATAGCAAAATACAGCATTTGCTCCCACAATCAATAGCCACGTTAGCATACAACAGTGGTCCCTAATATGCTGTGTTACAATAAAATGATACACCCATTTTTGCCACAAAATGCAATCATGCAAGGAATAAACCAAAGTGTTGAGCAGGAAAATACATCAAGATGCGCCAATTAGCATGGAAGAACAACTAATACAAACTGCATGGTCCATATACTATACATATGTGTGTCCATGTTACTTGTCTTTTAGAATCTATCTAAAACAATAAGATATGTTGATGTAAAATATATTTATGCTAGATTACACATATAAGTGAGACGTCAAACTGTATAAGCACACTTATAGAGTCTAGTCAACAGTTCTCTGTTATTACTATATCCTGACATTCAATTAAGAATTTGAAACAAAATGTCATATAGTAGACTGAGATATGAATAGGAATAATGCAATACCTCCATCAAGGTAACAAACTAATGAGTTCAGAATATCCAAACATTTCAAATCCAGTGTGAATATCAATAGCAATTCGTGATTGGGGAACATGGTTTTGAAGGTATAGAGTGAAACTATctgtaagagcaaggctaataatacaaccAACCTGCCGTCTGTAAGGTTCTTTGTAGCCTTCTCTTAGCCCacccatatagtagttagctcttcactattactacatggcccacttgtctctctcacagagttTCTTGGTTTTTGTGTCTAAGCCGggtgtaagcttacagcccgcttctcctctctctcctccacctcagcatttaacTAGCTTACAACCTCTTATTATACTTGATCTAAGCTGACCAATCTTGGTCCCAAGTAAGCTACTTTATCAAAGCATTCAGATTGAGTGGGACAGTATTGAACAAGGAATACAAGCACACAACTTGCAAGCTATCTGTAACTGAACTTACTCTCGATTAGAAAAAAGTTCAAAGAAAGCATTTCCTTTCAATTTTGGAGCCATTGTGTACT is from Miscanthus floridulus cultivar M001 chromosome 7, ASM1932011v1, whole genome shotgun sequence and encodes:
- the LOC136466782 gene encoding non-structural maintenance of chromosomes element 4 homolog A-like, which codes for MAGERGESSGERQGTVERRMLRSRYHAVKNLISDERDEMARADSDRFTAIIQQVDCLHELVQRPREQIADAEALLGIASTLVTSVRSQSSEGITPSDFITALLKKFGQQGTPDDESVSLRWGDLGHSVSHIFRPMPGCCTMLGPMDTEVKQRKVAAVGRKRTARPTENTCPEELADSSEEVKSDTDRNVLVIFDVLRRKKSTKLENLVLNRLSFAQTVENIFALSFLVKDGRVEINIDNNGHHIVRPRNAPAASAIASGEASYSHFVFRFDFKDWKLMKEAVTEGEELLPHRTSQSALCNEENDQPNTEARAQVTPIRKLSRNRGMIVQDHVVEETPEENQTSKHRRLFRDQD